The following are encoded together in the Bacillus cereus group sp. RP43 genome:
- a CDS encoding DUF3055 domain-containing protein: MEERFFLYDDTVATKTRFVSFMGENERHDLALLYSDRHYGKTIVLDMQSNKFAIIGPDDLNEPGYLEHAFSMSEENAEELRSFLFELI, from the coding sequence ATGGAAGAACGTTTCTTTCTGTACGACGATACAGTCGCTACAAAAACTCGTTTCGTTAGCTTTATGGGGGAAAATGAGCGTCATGATTTAGCGCTTCTATACTCCGATCGTCATTACGGTAAAACGATAGTCCTTGATATGCAGAGCAACAAATTTGCTATCATCGGTCCTGACGATTTAAACGAACCAGGCTACTTAGAGCATGCATTTTCTATGTCTGAAGAAAATGCAGAAGAATTACGCTCATTTTTATTTGAACTTATATAA
- the glpX gene encoding class II fructose-bisphosphatase — protein sequence MERELALEIVRVTEAAALASAQWMGRGKKNEADDAATTAMRDMFDSVNMAGTVVIGEGELDEAPMLYIGEELGTGNGPEVDIAVDPLEGTNIVAKGLANAMAVIAIADKGNLLHAPDMYMEKIAVGPKAAGKISLDDPIEKTIEIVAEANNKKIRDLTVIIQERERHQEIIDRVRAKGARVKLFGDGDVGASIATALPGTGIDLFVGVGGAPEGVISAAALKCLEGEMQARLVPMNEEEEARCREMGLEDPRQLLMLDDLVSGDDAIFSATGVSAGELLDGVKFLGGDLAETYSIVMRYKTRTVRFIKTHHHLDHKPHLNLDI from the coding sequence TTGGAACGTGAACTCGCACTAGAAATTGTCCGTGTAACAGAAGCAGCAGCCTTAGCATCCGCACAGTGGATGGGCCGCGGAAAGAAAAACGAAGCAGATGATGCAGCAACTACAGCTATGCGTGATATGTTCGATTCAGTAAACATGGCAGGTACAGTTGTAATCGGTGAAGGAGAACTTGATGAAGCACCGATGTTGTATATTGGTGAAGAACTAGGAACAGGTAACGGTCCAGAAGTAGATATCGCTGTTGACCCATTAGAAGGTACAAACATCGTTGCGAAAGGCCTTGCAAATGCAATGGCAGTTATCGCAATCGCAGATAAAGGAAACCTTCTTCATGCTCCGGATATGTACATGGAAAAAATTGCGGTTGGTCCAAAAGCAGCTGGTAAAATTAGCTTAGATGATCCAATTGAAAAAACAATTGAAATTGTAGCAGAAGCAAACAATAAAAAAATTCGTGACCTAACGGTTATCATCCAAGAACGTGAACGTCATCAAGAGATTATTGACCGTGTTCGTGCAAAAGGTGCACGCGTAAAACTATTTGGTGATGGAGATGTTGGTGCATCAATCGCTACAGCTTTACCTGGGACAGGTATCGACTTATTCGTAGGTGTTGGTGGAGCTCCAGAAGGCGTTATTTCTGCAGCAGCATTAAAATGTCTTGAAGGTGAAATGCAAGCGCGCTTAGTTCCAATGAACGAAGAAGAAGAAGCTCGTTGTCGTGAAATGGGATTAGAAGATCCTCGTCAACTTCTTATGTTAGATGACTTAGTATCTGGTGATGACGCAATCTTCTCAGCAACAGGTGTATCTGCTGGTGAGTTATTAGACGGCGTGAAATTCCTAGGTGGAGATTTAGCTGAAACATATTCTATCGTTATGCGTTACAAAACAAGAACGGTACGATTTATTAAAACGCACCACCATTTAGACCATAAGCCACACTTAAACTTAGATATTTAA
- a CDS encoding DUF86 domain-containing protein: MYFVDRKKIEQMLVCLERAINTFQEKKTYETEFEFYALERMSHLIIDCILDVGNAMIDGFIMRDPGSYEDIIDILMDERVISGEEGARIKEIILLRKMLTQDYIQMNHDELYKTIQKHIGVVEKYPANIHSYLEKELGPVSAFVPE, encoded by the coding sequence ATGTACTTCGTAGACAGAAAGAAAATAGAACAAATGCTAGTATGTTTAGAACGAGCAATAAATACATTTCAAGAGAAAAAGACATATGAAACCGAGTTTGAATTTTACGCATTAGAGCGTATGTCGCATCTTATTATCGATTGTATATTAGATGTAGGAAATGCGATGATTGATGGATTTATTATGCGCGATCCAGGAAGTTACGAAGATATTATTGATATTTTAATGGATGAGAGAGTTATAAGTGGAGAAGAGGGAGCGCGTATTAAAGAGATTATTCTTCTTCGAAAAATGCTTACGCAAGATTATATTCAAATGAATCATGATGAATTATATAAGACGATTCAAAAACATATCGGCGTGGTAGAGAAATACCCAGCGAATATTCACAGTTATTTAGAAAAGGAATTAGGGCCTGTATCTGCATTTGTACCAGAATAA
- a CDS encoding DeoR family transcriptional regulator yields the protein MGQARTTKEEIVQLLKVKGEHTVAELAEVLEITEMAIRRHLSNLEKDELIYSKMLRQHVGRPTYLYGLSQKGEDTFPKEYKQFAIEMLDDLARMGDEKILRYVLQERTKRMEEQLQKKISNQSSLAYKVQEIAAIQEKNGYMVQIKRDGERSFILEKQNCPLKEIAEKFPQVCEDEKDMYKRLFTGANVKTLTNMCVGDCNCSYQIKEKK from the coding sequence ATGGGGCAAGCACGTACGACGAAAGAAGAGATTGTACAATTGTTGAAGGTTAAGGGCGAGCATACTGTAGCAGAATTAGCCGAAGTTTTAGAAATTACGGAAATGGCAATCCGAAGGCATTTAAGTAATCTTGAGAAAGATGAGCTAATTTATTCAAAGATGCTAAGGCAGCATGTTGGACGACCAACATATTTGTATGGATTAAGTCAAAAGGGAGAAGATACATTCCCGAAAGAATATAAGCAGTTTGCTATTGAAATGCTAGATGATTTAGCTCGAATGGGCGATGAAAAAATACTTCGTTACGTTTTACAAGAGAGAACGAAACGAATGGAAGAGCAGTTGCAAAAGAAGATAAGCAATCAAAGTAGTTTAGCGTATAAAGTACAGGAAATAGCTGCTATTCAAGAGAAAAATGGTTATATGGTTCAAATAAAGAGAGATGGGGAACGCTCTTTCATACTTGAAAAGCAAAACTGTCCGTTAAAGGAAATAGCGGAGAAATTCCCACAAGTGTGTGAAGATGAAAAAGATATGTACAAGCGGTTATTTACAGGTGCAAATGTGAAGACGTTAACGAACATGTGCGTGGGCGATTGTAATTGTTCGTACCAAATAAAAGAGAAAAAATGA
- a CDS encoding TIGR01457 family HAD-type hydrolase gives MYKGYLIDLDGTMYRGEEQIEEASDFVKALGERGIPYLFVTNNSTRKPEQVAEKLVRFDIPAKAEQVFTTSMATANFIYERKQDATVYMIGEEGLHAALVEKGFELVDENPDFVVVGLDRDITYEKLAKACLAVRNGATFISTNGDIAIPTERGLLPGNGSLTSVVAVSTGVDPIFIGKPESIIMEQALKVLGIGKEEALMVGDNYDTDILAGINASMHTLLVHTGVTTVEKLTEYEVQPTQVVHNLTEWIEKM, from the coding sequence ATGTATAAAGGCTATTTAATTGACTTAGACGGTACAATGTATCGCGGTGAAGAGCAAATTGAAGAAGCAAGCGACTTCGTAAAAGCATTAGGGGAGCGCGGTATTCCATACTTATTCGTTACAAATAACTCAACTCGTAAACCAGAACAAGTGGCAGAAAAACTTGTTCGTTTCGATATTCCAGCGAAAGCGGAGCAAGTATTCACAACGAGCATGGCTACAGCGAACTTTATTTATGAGCGAAAACAAGATGCAACTGTATATATGATTGGTGAAGAGGGCTTACACGCTGCTCTTGTGGAAAAAGGATTTGAACTTGTGGATGAAAATCCTGATTTCGTCGTTGTTGGTTTAGATCGCGATATCACATATGAAAAGTTAGCAAAAGCATGTCTTGCTGTGCGTAACGGTGCAACGTTTATTTCCACAAATGGGGATATTGCAATTCCGACTGAGCGAGGGTTATTACCAGGTAACGGTTCATTAACATCAGTTGTTGCAGTATCAACAGGTGTAGATCCAATCTTTATCGGAAAACCAGAATCCATCATTATGGAACAGGCTTTAAAAGTGCTTGGCATAGGAAAAGAAGAAGCTTTAATGGTTGGGGATAACTACGATACAGATATTTTAGCGGGGATAAATGCTAGTATGCATACCCTTCTTGTCCACACTGGAGTAACAACTGTGGAGAAATTAACAGAATACGAAGTACAACCGACGCAAGTTGTGCATAACTTGACGGAGTGGATTGAGAAGATGTAA
- a CDS encoding iron ABC transporter substrate-binding protein, whose protein sequence is MYWMSCIMFVFALCVLFFVLWKIYKINAMKKSAGKLIATYPRVKRRWIASLGPVYFIGQCMYTYAQYVSGDIDTGEQFLVQSGSYAVASCFMTLIAIHLIKSVQIYEKGVIDGLNFYSYEELKGYKTSTWENPKENIFLYRGREKINDNVNLLIRQEDMNELESILQRYIPKLIMK, encoded by the coding sequence GTGTACTGGATGTCATGCATTATGTTTGTTTTTGCATTATGTGTTTTGTTCTTTGTTCTATGGAAGATATATAAAATAAATGCAATGAAAAAAAGCGCGGGAAAACTTATTGCAACATATCCTCGGGTGAAACGACGTTGGATTGCATCACTTGGACCGGTGTATTTCATCGGACAATGTATGTATACATATGCTCAGTACGTAAGTGGCGATATTGATACAGGTGAACAGTTTCTCGTTCAGTCAGGTAGTTATGCTGTAGCAAGTTGTTTTATGACTTTAATAGCTATCCATCTGATTAAAAGTGTACAAATATATGAAAAAGGTGTAATAGACGGATTGAACTTTTATTCATACGAAGAATTAAAAGGCTATAAAACATCAACATGGGAAAATCCAAAAGAAAATATATTTTTATATCGCGGGCGAGAAAAAATAAATGACAATGTAAATTTACTTATTAGACAGGAAGATATGAATGAATTAGAAAGCATTCTTCAAAGATATATCCCGAAATTGATAATGAAATAA
- a CDS encoding NAD(P)H-dependent oxidoreductase, which yields MKHVIVYAHPNTESFNHAILETVKSELEGKGHEVRVRDLYELNFNPVLGASDFTSFSQGNTPEDIKEEQEHISWADSITFIYPVWWAGLPAILKGYVDRVFSHGFAYAYGENGIEKLLSGKKGLLLSTMGNTKEAYTAGGMFDAMKKTADVGIFEFTGIETIEHTFYTSVPSVDDSVRKQYLEEVKDVVNRAF from the coding sequence ATGAAACATGTAATCGTTTATGCACATCCGAATACAGAAAGCTTCAACCATGCTATTTTAGAAACTGTAAAAAGTGAATTAGAAGGAAAAGGGCATGAAGTACGCGTTCGTGATCTATACGAATTAAATTTCAATCCAGTATTAGGTGCTTCCGATTTCACCTCATTTTCTCAAGGAAATACACCAGAAGATATTAAAGAAGAACAAGAGCATATCTCTTGGGCTGATAGCATTACATTCATTTACCCCGTTTGGTGGGCAGGACTTCCTGCTATTTTAAAAGGATATGTTGACCGTGTATTTAGCCACGGCTTCGCTTATGCTTACGGTGAAAATGGCATTGAAAAGTTATTAAGCGGTAAAAAAGGATTATTATTATCTACAATGGGAAATACAAAAGAAGCATACACAGCAGGCGGTATGTTTGACGCAATGAAGAAAACAGCGGATGTTGGTATTTTTGAATTTACGGGCATTGAAACAATTGAGCATACATTCTATACAAGTGTTCCTTCTGTGGATGACAGTGTGCGTAAACAATATCTTGAAGAAGTTAAAGACGTAGTGAATCGTGCGTTTTAA
- a CDS encoding ABC transporter ATP-binding protein yields MNIIEIERLEKSFDIGDSKVKILKDINLQIQKGDFVCIMGASGSGKTTLLQLLGGLDIPSVGSIRVDGTEISTLKEKELALFRRHKIGFIFQQFNLIPVFNAEENVGLPLLLDNVSQKKATVTANRLLELVGLKGKEKHLPAQLSGGQQQRVAIARAFANEPAIILADEPTGALDSENSKNIIAALRNACDELGQTAVIVTHDPFVAAHADKVVFLLDGEVIYEHAESKGWKFRNIPQQVTHIQEIMNRHFKVGGKGDAMGN; encoded by the coding sequence ATGAATATTATTGAAATTGAAAGGTTAGAAAAATCATTTGATATTGGGGATAGTAAAGTAAAGATCTTAAAAGATATTAATCTTCAAATTCAAAAAGGAGATTTTGTTTGTATTATGGGGGCAAGTGGATCGGGTAAAACGACCTTACTTCAGCTGTTAGGTGGATTAGATATTCCATCGGTAGGTAGTATTCGAGTTGATGGTACAGAGATTTCAACATTAAAAGAAAAAGAGCTCGCTTTATTTAGAAGGCATAAAATCGGTTTTATTTTTCAACAGTTTAATTTAATTCCAGTGTTTAATGCGGAGGAAAATGTAGGGTTGCCTTTATTATTAGATAATGTTTCGCAAAAGAAGGCAACGGTGACAGCAAATCGTTTATTAGAGCTCGTTGGATTGAAAGGAAAAGAAAAGCATTTACCAGCACAGTTATCAGGTGGGCAACAGCAAAGGGTTGCGATAGCAAGAGCTTTTGCAAATGAGCCGGCTATTATATTAGCGGATGAGCCAACAGGGGCGCTGGATTCAGAAAATAGCAAAAATATTATTGCGGCACTTCGCAATGCATGTGATGAATTAGGGCAAACAGCTGTCATTGTAACGCACGATCCGTTCGTAGCGGCCCATGCGGATAAAGTTGTTTTCTTATTAGATGGTGAAGTGATTTATGAACATGCTGAAAGTAAGGGATGGAAATTTAGAAATATCCCGCAGCAAGTTACTCACATTCAAGAAATTATGAATCGTCACTTTAAAGTAGGAGGTAAAGGTGATGCGATGGGTAATTAA
- a CDS encoding FtsX-like permease family protein codes for MRWVIKYAVKSMKQNWLRNMLIALGAALGVMLATMLLLGNQSVEKSVKEQVVSRYGDYNLQFGYIKNDMYLNNESLKGIDGLENAEKISKVLIPYPFPNYKELSGKPSYWGVEQDSPEMHSYKILEGRYPKEGAEVALTKGYTDRENIRVGDTIKLPFPQHGEKNVKVVGILNPPLMAAMGHSAYFPIRWLQKELNLPNQFNLVQVKVHDVNVKRAIALDVNKKIENIKVDQRTYVDKAFERLNVMKPLIFSLGGIALFVVSLLIMGSFFLSVRSRFKQWALLRALGSNPNQIILVVLLEALCIGAIGSLAGVLLGAGTQTIAASFINKWVNIEGAGKASFSISGEILFITFLLGIVMSIIGAIIPAFMVRKIPPVQALRPGLPSNEKKEKRWSAFSLSILIVGTVIGLAGNVLEQYIGFNPSAIGALLFAVGLLFAIPLFIRMIAPVIAKPFQMILRIETTISSRNVIRYRNKAAVSVAILAFGFMLALVGTMYVNSMYEGMKKGLQKHLPADLVIRVPVESQGIETLPFSWMEKVRKIDGVESSVGNATDFTAKLVNYDSKKANQEWYEFVKKNNFNYDSMEVVGNDIVAYQKVTKAKVISGQSLNKPLQDGEGVVTKETANNLGIQLHDTIEVQGKGKDKQTIKVVSIIEQGLRLRGSDIIVNEQWARDKFHVQGYEAIQVMTNSNQSFEAIKKQVKQITNNKENVEVINSHDLLKEQEQLLSQMMMLIRLLVVIIFIISGIGLMNAIVASLHERRAEISMIRAVGAIPKQMRRIVLLEGTLLGAIAGCIGIFGGILFSYIVLSSLELTVIIIPYNQVFILALASVILGAGAAMIASLQLRKFKLSDTLKELSA; via the coding sequence ATGCGATGGGTAATTAAGTATGCGGTAAAATCGATGAAACAAAATTGGCTGCGAAATATGTTGATTGCCCTCGGTGCAGCTTTAGGTGTTATGTTAGCGACGATGTTATTACTAGGCAATCAATCAGTAGAGAAAAGTGTGAAAGAACAAGTAGTAAGTCGGTATGGAGATTATAATTTACAATTTGGCTATATAAAAAATGATATGTATTTAAATAATGAAAGTTTAAAAGGAATAGATGGCTTAGAAAATGCTGAAAAAATATCAAAAGTACTTATACCATACCCTTTTCCAAATTATAAAGAGTTATCGGGAAAACCGTCCTATTGGGGTGTTGAGCAAGACTCTCCAGAAATGCATTCTTATAAAATATTAGAAGGTCGATATCCGAAAGAAGGGGCTGAGGTAGCACTGACAAAAGGATATACAGATCGTGAAAATATACGGGTAGGAGATACAATTAAATTGCCATTCCCACAGCATGGAGAAAAGAACGTGAAAGTCGTCGGGATTTTAAATCCGCCGTTAATGGCAGCAATGGGGCATAGTGCTTATTTTCCAATCCGTTGGCTTCAAAAAGAATTAAATCTACCAAATCAATTCAATCTCGTTCAAGTGAAAGTACACGATGTAAATGTGAAAAGAGCAATTGCTCTTGATGTAAATAAGAAGATAGAAAATATAAAGGTAGATCAACGTACTTATGTCGATAAGGCATTTGAACGACTAAATGTAATGAAGCCGTTAATTTTTAGTTTAGGTGGTATTGCCCTATTTGTTGTATCCCTTTTAATAATGGGAAGTTTCTTCTTATCTGTTAGAAGTCGATTTAAGCAGTGGGCATTATTACGTGCACTTGGTAGTAACCCAAATCAAATTATATTAGTCGTTTTATTAGAGGCTTTATGCATCGGAGCGATTGGATCGCTAGCAGGGGTTCTTCTTGGAGCAGGTACGCAAACAATTGCAGCATCATTTATTAACAAATGGGTGAATATTGAGGGTGCAGGGAAAGCATCATTCTCGATTTCAGGTGAGATTTTATTCATTACGTTTTTACTAGGGATTGTTATGTCTATCATAGGGGCCATTATACCAGCTTTCATGGTTAGAAAGATTCCACCAGTTCAAGCACTTCGGCCAGGTCTTCCTAGTAATGAGAAAAAAGAAAAGAGATGGAGTGCTTTTAGCCTTAGCATTTTAATTGTTGGTACCGTTATTGGACTAGCAGGTAACGTATTAGAGCAGTATATCGGTTTTAATCCAAGTGCGATCGGAGCGCTTTTGTTTGCAGTTGGTTTGTTATTTGCGATTCCGTTATTTATTCGTATGATAGCACCAGTGATTGCAAAACCGTTTCAAATGATATTACGAATTGAAACGACGATTAGTAGCCGGAATGTAATTCGTTATCGGAATAAGGCAGCTGTGTCGGTTGCTATACTAGCATTCGGTTTTATGTTAGCGCTTGTTGGAACGATGTATGTAAATTCTATGTATGAAGGTATGAAAAAAGGATTACAAAAACATTTGCCAGCGGATTTAGTGATACGAGTTCCGGTAGAGTCGCAAGGAATAGAAACATTACCGTTTAGTTGGATGGAGAAGGTTAGAAAAATTGACGGTGTGGAATCGAGTGTTGGGAATGCGACTGACTTTACAGCAAAGCTTGTAAATTATGATTCTAAAAAAGCGAATCAAGAATGGTATGAATTTGTGAAAAAAAACAATTTTAACTATGATTCAATGGAAGTTGTAGGTAATGATATTGTAGCGTACCAGAAAGTAACAAAGGCGAAAGTGATTTCGGGACAAAGTTTAAATAAGCCATTACAAGATGGTGAAGGAGTCGTTACGAAAGAAACGGCTAATAATTTAGGGATTCAGTTACATGATACGATTGAAGTACAAGGGAAAGGAAAAGACAAACAAACGATTAAAGTCGTTTCGATTATTGAGCAAGGATTAAGGTTAAGAGGATCAGATATTATTGTGAATGAACAATGGGCCCGTGATAAGTTTCACGTGCAAGGATATGAAGCAATTCAAGTTATGACAAATTCTAATCAATCATTTGAAGCGATTAAGAAGCAAGTAAAACAAATTACAAATAATAAAGAGAACGTAGAAGTTATTAATAGCCATGATTTATTAAAAGAACAGGAGCAATTATTATCGCAAATGATGATGTTAATTCGTTTGTTAGTTGTAATTATTTTCATTATCTCTGGTATAGGATTAATGAATGCGATAGTCGCAAGTTTACATGAGAGACGTGCTGAAATTAGTATGATTCGTGCGGTAGGAGCTATTCCGAAGCAAATGAGACGGATTGTTTTATTAGAGGGAACTTTACTTGGAGCGATAGCTGGTTGTATAGGGATTTTTGGCGGGATTTTGTTTAGTTATATTGTGTTATCAAGCTTAGAGCTAACGGTTATTATCATTCCGTATAATCAAGTTTTCATATTAGCTCTAGCTAGCGTGATACTTGGAGCGGGGGCAGCAATGATTGCTTCATTACAATTAAGGAAGTTCAAATTAAGTGATACTTTAAAGGAGTTATCGGCATAA
- a CDS encoding GNAT family protein encodes MDIHKLTEEEAKKINMWKYEEPYTLYSFSGDAEVIEELLDGTYYGCCGENGEFIGYFCFGENAQVPGGRDANLYRGEDIVDIGLGMKPDLTGKGMGEIFFQAGIAFATKELNSKMFRLSVATFNKRAIRLYKNIGFQVGPLFLSRGREFILMEYERPSV; translated from the coding sequence ATGGATATACATAAGTTAACAGAGGAAGAAGCGAAAAAAATAAATATGTGGAAGTATGAAGAGCCGTATACGTTATATAGCTTTTCAGGAGATGCTGAAGTAATAGAAGAGTTACTAGATGGGACGTATTACGGTTGTTGCGGAGAGAATGGAGAATTCATCGGCTATTTTTGCTTTGGAGAAAATGCACAAGTGCCAGGGGGAAGAGATGCCAATTTATATAGGGGAGAAGATATAGTAGATATCGGACTTGGAATGAAGCCGGATTTAACAGGGAAAGGGATGGGGGAAATATTTTTTCAAGCGGGAATAGCATTTGCTACTAAGGAATTGAATTCGAAAATGTTTCGACTGAGTGTAGCGACATTCAATAAGAGAGCGATTAGGCTATATAAAAACATTGGATTTCAAGTAGGACCTCTTTTTTTGAGCCGTGGAAGAGAGTTTATACTGATGGAATATGAAAGGCCGTCAGTATGA
- a CDS encoding phosphatidylglycerophosphatase A, with protein MKDSNQLQERALQLLQERGVTIDDIAELVHFLQKKYHSNLEMSECRYNVERVLSKREVQNALITGIELDVLAEKGMLSAPLQDIVKRDEGLYGIDEVIALSIVNVYGSIGFTNFGYIDKLKPGILEYLNDKSTGKVHTFLDDIVGGIAAAASSRLAHRAEHSE; from the coding sequence ATGAAAGACTCAAATCAACTACAAGAAAGAGCATTACAACTATTACAAGAACGCGGTGTAACAATTGACGATATTGCTGAACTTGTTCATTTTCTTCAAAAGAAATACCATTCAAATTTAGAGATGTCAGAATGTCGCTATAACGTTGAGCGTGTACTATCAAAGCGAGAAGTACAAAACGCACTGATTACAGGCATTGAACTTGATGTCCTTGCTGAAAAGGGAATGTTAAGCGCGCCGTTACAAGATATCGTAAAACGCGATGAAGGACTATATGGAATTGATGAAGTCATCGCACTTTCAATCGTCAACGTATACGGGTCAATTGGCTTCACGAATTTTGGATATATCGATAAATTAAAACCAGGCATTTTAGAATACTTAAATGATAAATCAACTGGAAAGGTGCACACATTCCTTGATGATATCGTTGGCGGTATCGCTGCCGCTGCTTCAAGTCGTTTAGCGCACCGTGCTGAGCATTCAGAATAA
- the yutH gene encoding spore coat putative kinase YutH: MIQHIYEHYHMHVKELIPLGPYKSFWIRNKIYVLVPIGEMEEEVLVEMKKLSDYMNQQGDITVSTFVPTIHGYYVSEIEEKNYCLLKGMRMLERHATSLGSELSIFHKRGAFFPEEVEQLSRIGEWKALWEKRLDQLERFWQSQVMNHPSDVFDQLFIESFPYYLGVAENAIQYVVDTEMDDTPQITDAATICQERFTPLLWHQTKRLKLPFDWVYDHPSRDIAECIRYMMIEKKKDWEQTVVQFITDYERNYSLSSFGWRLLFARLLFPLHYFETVEQYYQTGNEEQKGIYRARLEIILHDVKRTEQFMNHFYESFRLPVDKLGIRKLDWLS; this comes from the coding sequence ATGATTCAGCATATTTATGAGCATTATCACATGCATGTTAAAGAATTAATCCCCCTTGGCCCCTATAAAAGCTTTTGGATTCGCAACAAAATTTATGTACTTGTTCCAATTGGAGAAATGGAGGAAGAAGTACTTGTAGAGATGAAAAAGCTCAGTGATTATATGAACCAGCAAGGGGATATAACTGTTTCGACTTTCGTTCCGACTATACACGGCTACTATGTAAGTGAGATAGAAGAAAAAAATTATTGCTTATTAAAAGGTATGCGTATGTTAGAGCGACATGCTACATCATTAGGAAGTGAGCTTTCTATATTCCATAAACGTGGCGCATTCTTTCCAGAAGAAGTTGAGCAATTAAGCCGCATTGGCGAATGGAAAGCATTATGGGAAAAAAGGCTCGACCAATTAGAAAGGTTTTGGCAATCGCAAGTGATGAACCATCCTTCAGACGTATTCGATCAATTGTTTATTGAATCCTTCCCGTATTACTTAGGAGTTGCAGAAAATGCAATTCAATATGTTGTCGATACAGAAATGGACGATACACCACAAATAACTGACGCAGCAACAATTTGCCAAGAACGATTTACACCTCTATTATGGCATCAAACGAAGCGCTTAAAACTTCCTTTTGATTGGGTATATGATCACCCAAGTAGGGATATAGCAGAATGTATTCGATATATGATGATAGAAAAAAAGAAAGATTGGGAGCAAACGGTAGTTCAATTCATTACAGATTATGAACGTAATTATTCGCTCTCTTCATTTGGTTGGCGCTTATTATTCGCAAGGCTTCTGTTCCCGCTTCACTACTTTGAAACGGTTGAACAATATTATCAAACAGGAAACGAAGAACAAAAAGGCATATATAGAGCTCGTTTAGAAATCATTTTACATGATGTGAAGCGCACTGAGCAATTTATGAATCATTTTTACGAGTCATTTCGTTTACCTGTCGATAAGTTAGGCATTAGGAAATTAGATTGGCTATCTTAA
- a CDS encoding NifU family protein, producing MENPNMQEQVLEVLDKLRPFLLRDGGDVELVDIEEGIVKLRLMGACGSCPSSTITLKAGIERALLEEVPGVIEVEQVF from the coding sequence ATGGAAAACCCAAATATGCAAGAACAAGTACTAGAAGTATTAGATAAATTACGTCCATTCTTACTTCGCGATGGCGGAGACGTTGAATTAGTAGACATTGAAGAAGGTATCGTAAAACTACGCCTTATGGGTGCATGCGGAAGCTGCCCAAGTTCTACAATCACACTAAAAGCTGGTATCGAACGCGCACTACTTGAAGAAGTACCAGGCGTTATTGAAGTAGAACAAGTATTTTAA
- a CDS encoding YuzD family protein, with product MVNVQVYGTKVICASCVGMPSSTETFEWLQAAIGRKYEGQENKFNFEYIDFQEEQEDEDKKAFAERVVEEDLFYPVVLVNGEIVGEGNPRLKDVYEEIEKYL from the coding sequence ATGGTTAATGTTCAAGTGTATGGGACGAAAGTAATTTGTGCGAGCTGCGTTGGAATGCCATCTTCAACAGAAACATTTGAATGGTTACAAGCGGCAATTGGTCGTAAATATGAGGGACAAGAAAATAAATTTAATTTCGAGTATATTGATTTTCAAGAAGAACAAGAAGATGAGGATAAAAAAGCATTCGCAGAGCGAGTAGTGGAGGAAGATTTATTTTATCCAGTCGTTCTTGTAAATGGAGAAATTGTTGGAGAAGGAAATCCACGTTTGAAGGATGTTTACGAAGAAATCGAGAAATATTTATAA